One stretch of Burkholderia oklahomensis C6786 DNA includes these proteins:
- a CDS encoding DeoR/GlpR family DNA-binding transcription regulator, with protein MLAEQRHRYILSELGRAGALSVAQLVNALNVSRETIRRDLNALAARGLVITTHGGALAADRHEPSVSERDASHADAKRAIGRRAAEFVPDGASVLLDSGSTVHAVALALADRHRLTVYTNDWRIAGVLGRRNGNRVTLLGGELSDDEDATFGLDTIQQLGQYHVDFAFVGAGGITQDGALTDYSRVVAEVRGRMLAAAAAPVVVADHSKFGRVTPVRINGSEAARFLVTERAPDKAMRRALTSRGIELVVCG; from the coding sequence ATGCTTGCAGAACAACGTCACCGCTACATCCTGTCCGAACTCGGTCGCGCGGGCGCACTGTCGGTCGCGCAGCTCGTGAACGCGCTCAACGTGTCGCGCGAGACGATCCGCCGCGATCTGAACGCGCTCGCCGCGCGCGGGCTCGTGATCACGACGCACGGCGGCGCGCTCGCCGCCGACCGGCACGAGCCGAGCGTGTCGGAGCGCGACGCGTCGCACGCGGACGCGAAGCGCGCGATCGGCCGGCGCGCGGCCGAGTTCGTGCCCGACGGCGCGTCGGTGCTGCTCGACTCGGGCAGCACCGTCCATGCGGTCGCGCTCGCGCTCGCCGACCGGCATCGGCTGACCGTCTACACGAACGACTGGCGGATCGCCGGCGTGCTCGGCCGCCGCAACGGCAACCGCGTGACGCTCCTCGGCGGCGAGCTGTCCGACGACGAAGACGCGACGTTCGGCCTCGACACGATCCAGCAGCTCGGGCAATACCACGTCGACTTCGCGTTCGTCGGCGCGGGCGGGATCACGCAGGACGGCGCGCTGACCGATTACTCGCGCGTCGTGGCGGAAGTGCGCGGGCGGATGCTCGCGGCGGCGGCGGCGCCCGTCGTCGTCGCCGATCACTCGAAGTTCGGACGCGTGACGCCCGTGCGGATCAACGGCTCGGAGGCGGCCCGCTTCCTCGTGACC
- the nadE gene encoding ammonia-dependent NAD(+) synthetase codes for MSRPDQAARQRAIAAGLHVPPSFDARDEAERRIAFLADYLRAAGLRTYVLGISGGIDSSTAGRLAQLAVERLRASDYDARFVAMRLPYGVQHDEADAQRALAFVRADETLAVDAKPAADAMLAALATGGLAYVDHAHRDFVLGNIKARERMIAQYAVAGARRGVVIGTDHAAESVMGFFTKFGDGGADVLPLAGLTKRRVREVARTLGADELLVMKTPTADLETLRPQRPDEHAYGVTYEQIDDFLEGKPVDAAVYETVFRFYDATRHKRALPYTMFDWPGRTA; via the coding sequence ATGTCCCGCCCCGATCAAGCCGCCCGCCAGCGGGCGATCGCCGCCGGGCTGCACGTGCCGCCGTCGTTCGACGCGCGCGACGAAGCCGAGCGCCGGATCGCGTTCCTCGCCGACTATCTGCGCGCGGCCGGGTTGCGGACCTACGTGCTCGGCATCAGCGGCGGCATCGATTCGTCGACGGCGGGCCGGCTCGCGCAGTTGGCCGTCGAGCGGCTGCGCGCGTCGGACTACGACGCGCGCTTCGTCGCGATGCGGCTGCCGTACGGCGTGCAGCACGACGAAGCGGACGCGCAGCGCGCGCTAGCGTTCGTGCGCGCAGACGAAACGCTCGCCGTCGACGCGAAGCCCGCCGCCGACGCGATGCTCGCCGCGCTCGCGACGGGCGGCCTCGCGTATGTCGATCACGCGCACCGGGACTTCGTGCTCGGCAACATCAAGGCGCGCGAGCGGATGATCGCGCAATACGCGGTAGCGGGCGCGCGGCGCGGCGTCGTGATCGGCACCGATCACGCGGCGGAATCGGTGATGGGCTTCTTCACGAAATTCGGCGACGGCGGCGCGGACGTGCTGCCGCTCGCGGGCCTGACGAAGCGCCGCGTGCGCGAGGTCGCGCGCACGCTCGGCGCCGACGAGCTGCTCGTGATGAAGACGCCGACCGCCGATCTGGAAACGTTGCGTCCGCAACGGCCGGACGAGCACGCGTACGGAGTCACGTACGAGCAGATCGACGACTTCCTGGAGGGCAAGCCGGTCGACGCTGCGGTGTACGAGACGGTGTTCCGGTTCTACGACGCGACGCGCCACAAACGCGCGCTGCCTTATACGATGTTCGATTGGCCTGGCCGTACGGCGTGA
- a CDS encoding glutathione S-transferase family protein yields the protein MSYTLYYSPGAASMAVHWMLLELRVPFDIRCINIDEGVQHSPDYLRLNPTGRVPTLVIDGVPRHESTALLMLLAERHPEGGFAPPPGTPERAAWFELMIYLANTLLPAMRNWFYADTDGDPDGADAVRAHARRQIEAAMDEFDGRLRDGRDHLLGGASPSTADFLAIVLMGWTRNMPRTALAWPHLARYVERMRARPSFAELTAREGLTEWLDAPSGAAG from the coding sequence ATGTCCTACACGCTGTACTACTCGCCGGGCGCGGCCAGCATGGCCGTCCATTGGATGCTGCTCGAGCTGCGCGTGCCGTTCGACATCCGCTGCATCAACATCGACGAGGGCGTGCAGCATTCGCCCGACTACCTGCGACTGAATCCGACGGGCCGCGTGCCGACGCTCGTCATCGACGGCGTGCCGCGCCACGAATCGACCGCGCTGCTGATGCTGCTCGCCGAACGCCATCCGGAAGGCGGCTTCGCGCCGCCGCCCGGCACGCCCGAGCGCGCCGCGTGGTTCGAGCTGATGATCTATCTGGCGAACACGCTGCTGCCGGCGATGCGCAACTGGTTCTACGCGGACACCGACGGCGATCCGGACGGCGCCGACGCGGTCCGCGCGCATGCGCGCCGTCAGATCGAAGCGGCGATGGACGAATTCGACGGCCGGCTGCGCGACGGCCGCGACCATCTGCTCGGCGGCGCATCGCCGAGCACCGCCGACTTCCTCGCGATCGTGCTGATGGGCTGGACGCGCAACATGCCGCGCACGGCGCTCGCGTGGCCGCATCTCGCGCGCTATGTCGAACGGATGCGCGCGCGGCCGTCGTTCGCCGAGCTGACCGCGCGCGAAGGGCTGACCGAATGGCTCGATGCGCCGAGCGGCGCGGCGGGCTGA
- a CDS encoding TetR/AcrR family transcriptional regulator, producing the protein MPTTVSATETLSETRTQTRDLLLQTALSMLEQGWFPSITELANASGVSRATAYRYFPSQAALVSTVVDESLGPVLQWQPTSTSVEARVNELLDFAYPRMEQHEGALRAALQVALQQWANERARRAEDEPKYRRGNRKRLLSLAVEPLLQAGVAPAAAARLAQSLSLLYGTEAMVVLKDFWGLDFQQFMNVVKWTSSALVRATLAEAGDAGSAGSVEAASDAGTESNDSSGGAGAAGNDAGSTGSADAASDNAAAVPSSVGSAGGADAARAAGSAGSAGAASGATASGGADQAHDAGGPSAADGAHEAAAPGDDKRDS; encoded by the coding sequence ATGCCAACTACCGTATCCGCAACGGAAACGCTGTCCGAAACGCGCACGCAGACCCGCGACCTGCTGCTGCAAACCGCGCTGTCGATGCTCGAGCAAGGCTGGTTTCCGTCGATCACCGAGCTCGCGAACGCGTCCGGCGTGTCGCGCGCGACCGCTTACCGCTATTTCCCGTCGCAGGCGGCGCTCGTCAGCACCGTCGTCGACGAGAGCCTCGGGCCGGTGCTGCAATGGCAGCCGACGTCGACGTCGGTCGAGGCGCGGGTCAACGAGCTGCTCGATTTCGCATATCCGCGAATGGAGCAGCACGAGGGCGCGTTGCGCGCCGCGCTGCAGGTCGCGTTGCAGCAATGGGCGAACGAGCGTGCGCGACGCGCGGAGGACGAGCCGAAATACCGGCGCGGCAACCGCAAGCGGCTGCTGTCGCTCGCGGTCGAGCCGCTGTTGCAGGCGGGCGTCGCGCCGGCGGCGGCCGCGCGGCTCGCGCAATCGTTGTCGCTGCTTTACGGCACCGAGGCGATGGTCGTGCTGAAGGATTTCTGGGGGCTCGACTTCCAGCAGTTCATGAACGTCGTCAAATGGACGAGCTCCGCGCTCGTGCGCGCGACGCTCGCGGAGGCGGGCGACGCCGGTTCGGCGGGGAGCGTGGAGGCCGCGAGCGATGCGGGTACGGAGAGCAATGACTCTTCGGGCGGCGCGGGGGCGGCGGGGAACGATGCCGGTTCGACGGGCAGCGCAGACGCCGCGAGCGACAATGCCGCAGCCGTGCCGAGCAGCGTCGGATCGGCGGGCGGCGCGGATGCGGCGAGGGCCGCCGGCTCGGCCGGCAGTGCCGGTGCTGCGAGCGGCGCCACTGCGTCGGGCGGAGCGGATCAGGCACACGACGCCGGCGGCCCGAGCGCCGCGGACGGCGCGCACGAAGCGGCCGCTCCCGGCGACGACAAGCGCGATTCCTGA
- a CDS encoding DMT family transporter: MSAASGPLRMPASASLVAAAFVALWSTGFIVARAIKPYADPNLYLLARFTGTALLYACVALAVRARWPARREWGRHLFAGALLQGVYLGASYWAVAQGLNAGVMALLGALQPLATAALAAPLFGERLSARGWLGMALGIAGVALVLAPKLAAAPAAAGGAPAWAVVAIAVAAVASITAGSLYQKSSLAQTDLRTAVAVQNLGAALVAGAAALALGETRWHAAPALWFSLAWGIAMLSGVAVMLLMAMLRRGEAARATSLLFLAPPLAALQGYAFFGETLVPLQIAGFAVALAGVALARRG, translated from the coding sequence ATGTCGGCCGCGTCCGGTCCGCTTCGCATGCCTGCTTCCGCTTCTCTCGTCGCCGCGGCGTTCGTCGCGCTGTGGTCCACCGGATTCATCGTCGCGCGCGCGATCAAGCCCTACGCCGATCCGAACCTGTACCTGCTCGCGCGCTTCACGGGCACCGCGCTCCTCTACGCGTGCGTCGCGCTCGCCGTCCGGGCGCGTTGGCCCGCGCGGCGCGAATGGGGCCGGCATCTGTTCGCGGGCGCGCTGCTGCAAGGCGTCTATCTCGGCGCGAGCTACTGGGCCGTCGCGCAAGGGCTCAATGCCGGCGTGATGGCGCTCCTCGGCGCGCTTCAGCCGCTCGCGACCGCCGCGCTCGCCGCGCCGCTCTTCGGCGAGCGGCTGTCCGCGCGCGGCTGGCTCGGGATGGCGCTCGGCATCGCGGGCGTCGCGCTCGTGCTCGCGCCGAAGCTCGCCGCCGCCCCTGCGGCGGCGGGAGGCGCGCCCGCGTGGGCCGTCGTCGCGATCGCGGTCGCCGCCGTCGCGTCGATCACGGCCGGCTCGCTGTATCAGAAAAGCTCGCTCGCGCAGACCGACCTGCGCACCGCCGTCGCCGTGCAGAACCTCGGCGCGGCGCTCGTCGCCGGCGCCGCCGCGCTCGCGCTCGGCGAAACCCGCTGGCACGCCGCGCCCGCGCTGTGGTTCTCGCTCGCGTGGGGCATCGCGATGCTGTCCGGCGTCGCGGTGATGCTGCTGATGGCGATGCTGCGCCGGGGCGAAGCGGCGCGCGCGACGTCGCTGCTGTTCCTCGCGCCGCCCCTCGCCGCGCTGCAGGGCTACGCGTTCTTCGGCGAAACGCTCGTGCCGCTGCAGATCGCCGGCTTCGCGGTCGCGCTGGCCGGCGTCGCGCTCGCGCGTCGCGGCTGA
- a CDS encoding LysE family translocator, with protein MHVDAHAVFAVFSVYLAGVVIPGPNFVAVAHKAVSATRRDALAMVGGIVLVNLMWASCAILGVGIAFAAFPWLAAAVKLAGAAYLIWFGFRLIRDAGRAGVRGATAPATPRRMGGERVGARRAFAQGLLTNLANPKSVAFYAAVFASAAPAHVGWPTFAAMLAMVATVATSWYGFVALALSHADVATAYRRGRKAIDRFCGGLIVALGVRQLLR; from the coding sequence ATGCATGTCGATGCGCACGCCGTCTTTGCCGTCTTTTCCGTGTATCTCGCGGGCGTCGTGATCCCGGGCCCGAATTTCGTCGCGGTCGCGCACAAGGCCGTCTCGGCGACCCGGCGCGACGCGCTCGCGATGGTGGGCGGCATCGTGCTCGTCAATCTGATGTGGGCGTCGTGCGCGATCCTCGGCGTCGGCATCGCGTTCGCCGCGTTTCCGTGGCTCGCGGCCGCGGTCAAGCTCGCGGGCGCCGCCTACCTGATCTGGTTCGGTTTCCGGCTGATTCGCGATGCCGGCCGCGCCGGCGTTCGAGGCGCGACAGCGCCGGCCACGCCGCGGCGCATGGGCGGCGAACGCGTCGGCGCCCGCCGCGCGTTCGCGCAAGGTTTGCTGACCAACCTCGCGAACCCGAAGTCGGTCGCGTTCTACGCGGCCGTGTTCGCATCGGCCGCGCCCGCGCATGTCGGCTGGCCGACCTTCGCGGCGATGCTCGCGATGGTCGCCACGGTCGCGACGAGCTGGTACGGCTTCGTCGCGCTCGCGCTGTCGCATGCGGACGTCGCGACCGCCTATCGCCGCGGCCGCAAGGCGATCGACCGGTTCTGCGGCGGGCTCATCGTCGCGCTGGGCGTCCGGCAGCTGCTGCGCTGA